A genomic stretch from Algoriphagus halophilus includes:
- a CDS encoding aldo/keto reductase: MKYRKLGNTDMEVSILGFGASPLGNVFDECTEKDGVETVHYAIDHGVNFFDVSPFYGLTLAEKRLGTALKGKRNEVYLATKCGRYGLQDFDFSKNRILKSIDESLTRLKTDYVDLLQLHDIEFVDKRQILEEAMPAIEEIKASGKARYIGITGLPVRYLAQIAREVEVDTVLSWAHYNLLEDEINDELVPLSKEKGFGLMNAAPLMQRILSDAPLPEWHRSPEEVKAMQPILLELCAKYGVRLSDVALRYAMDHPDIATTIVGMNRLPLIQQNVAAVDFNIPSQLLEEITQLLAPVKNKMWFEGNPENNL; this comes from the coding sequence ATGAAGTACCGTAAACTTGGAAATACCGATATGGAGGTTTCTATTCTAGGTTTTGGAGCCTCTCCCCTAGGAAATGTTTTTGATGAATGCACCGAAAAAGACGGAGTGGAAACCGTTCATTATGCCATAGACCATGGGGTTAACTTCTTTGACGTATCTCCTTTTTATGGGCTCACTTTAGCAGAAAAGAGGCTGGGAACAGCCTTAAAAGGAAAAAGGAACGAAGTTTATCTGGCTACCAAATGTGGTAGATATGGACTTCAGGATTTCGACTTCTCCAAAAACAGGATTCTAAAAAGTATCGATGAATCCCTAACCAGATTAAAAACAGATTATGTAGACCTGTTGCAGCTGCATGACATAGAGTTTGTCGATAAGCGGCAAATTTTGGAAGAAGCCATGCCTGCCATTGAAGAAATCAAAGCTAGCGGAAAAGCCAGGTACATTGGAATCACCGGGCTACCTGTGCGGTACTTGGCCCAAATCGCCAGGGAAGTGGAAGTGGACACGGTTTTATCTTGGGCACACTACAATCTCTTGGAAGATGAAATAAACGATGAGTTGGTCCCCCTTTCAAAAGAAAAAGGATTTGGCTTGATGAATGCAGCTCCTTTGATGCAACGAATACTTTCTGACGCCCCACTTCCTGAATGGCATCGATCCCCTGAGGAGGTAAAAGCCATGCAGCCCATTTTATTGGAATTATGCGCCAAATACGGGGTTCGCTTGAGTGATGTAGCCCTGAGGTATGCCATGGATCATCCTGATATTGCGACTACCATTGTAGGAATGAATCGCCTACCCCTTATCCAACAAAATGTAGCTGCCGTAGATTTTAACATCCCAAGTCAATTGCTAGAGGAAATCACACAGCTTTTGGCTCCGGTAAAAAACAAAATGTGGTTTGAAGGAAACCCAGAAAACAACCTATAA
- a CDS encoding sulfatase: MKLLKPITLLLCGFLLFSCSKEPKAPSEPNFLFILVDDLGYNDVGFMGSEFYETPHLDRLASKGMVFTNGYANSAVCSPSRASLMTGKFTAVHGITDWIGAPAGEEWRSYNRYSKLLPADYEHQLSKEMTTLPEALKEAGYHTFFAGKWHLGSAEEKSLPTDHGFDINKGGYHVGGPYSGGYFSPFDNPLMEDAPEEKGMSLSMKLAKETNLYIEQHQKDKFLAYLSFYAVHAPIQTSEEKWARYRDKAEAMGIDSIGFEMERVLPARKYQDNPVYAGLIEQMDESVGSVVAKLEELGLAENTIIVFTSDNGGVVSGDNYSTNLDPLRGGKGYQWEGGIRIPYLVYVPWLQNNGSKNDTPVTGVDFLPTLLDYAGVSQIPEGLDGTSLRPLLEGGTLQERALYWHYPHYGNQGGEPNSTIRKGDWKLIHYWEDGHKELYHLKNDLSEEQNVLGENPEIAETLSQQLLDWLHERNANFAKPDPLYNPDSAAMVAERYRTTLIQRLEDQRKAMLSKDFQPNKDWWGSKTID, from the coding sequence ATGAAACTATTAAAACCCATCACTTTACTCCTTTGTGGTTTTCTGCTTTTCTCTTGTTCCAAAGAACCCAAAGCACCTTCAGAACCTAACTTTCTCTTTATTCTGGTAGATGATTTAGGGTACAATGATGTGGGGTTTATGGGTAGTGAATTTTATGAGACTCCTCATCTCGACAGGCTCGCCTCCAAGGGAATGGTGTTCACCAATGGATACGCCAATAGTGCAGTTTGTAGTCCCTCCAGGGCAAGTTTAATGACTGGAAAATTCACTGCTGTGCATGGAATTACTGATTGGATTGGGGCTCCGGCAGGAGAGGAATGGAGAAGCTATAACCGTTATTCAAAATTACTTCCCGCGGATTATGAACACCAGCTTTCAAAAGAAATGACCACGCTTCCTGAAGCATTAAAAGAAGCTGGATACCATACGTTTTTTGCCGGTAAGTGGCACTTGGGCTCTGCTGAGGAGAAGTCATTGCCTACCGATCATGGCTTTGACATCAACAAAGGAGGTTACCATGTAGGAGGCCCTTACTCCGGAGGTTACTTTTCTCCCTTCGACAATCCATTGATGGAGGATGCCCCGGAAGAAAAGGGAATGAGCCTTTCTATGAAACTGGCCAAAGAAACCAACTTGTATATAGAACAACATCAGAAAGATAAATTTCTGGCTTACCTCTCTTTTTATGCGGTACATGCTCCTATCCAAACCTCTGAGGAAAAGTGGGCGAGATATCGGGACAAAGCAGAAGCCATGGGGATTGATTCTATAGGCTTTGAAATGGAAAGGGTCCTTCCTGCAAGAAAATACCAGGACAACCCAGTGTATGCAGGACTGATAGAGCAAATGGATGAATCAGTAGGATCCGTAGTCGCCAAATTAGAAGAATTAGGATTGGCAGAAAACACTATTATCGTATTTACTTCCGACAATGGAGGAGTGGTTTCCGGAGATAATTACTCCACCAATTTAGATCCTTTGCGAGGAGGAAAAGGATACCAATGGGAAGGTGGTATACGTATTCCTTACCTGGTATACGTTCCTTGGCTTCAAAACAATGGCTCCAAAAATGACACCCCCGTTACCGGAGTGGATTTCTTGCCTACCCTGTTGGATTATGCAGGTGTCAGTCAAATACCAGAAGGACTTGATGGCACTAGTCTTCGACCTCTTCTTGAAGGGGGAACGTTGCAAGAGCGTGCTCTATATTGGCATTACCCACATTATGGCAACCAAGGTGGAGAACCTAATTCTACCATCAGAAAAGGAGATTGGAAGTTAATCCATTACTGGGAAGATGGTCATAAAGAATTGTATCATCTTAAAAATGACCTAAGCGAGGAACAGAATGTATTAGGCGAAAATCCTGAGATCGCCGAGACATTATCTCAACAATTACTAGATTGGCTCCATGAGAGAAATGCCAATTTTGCCAAGCCTGACCCACTTTACAATCCAGATTCAGCGGCCATGGTAGCAGAACGTTATAGGACAACCTTAATTCAACGATTGGAAGATCAGAGAAAAGCCATGCTTTCCAAAGATTTTCAGCCGAATAAAGATTGGTGGGGCAGTAAAACCATTGACTAA
- a CDS encoding peptidylprolyl isomerase, whose amino-acid sequence MKSPFVAFLALLLFSISACQSSRNTVKLSSEEKSKIKDFQSLIPKKDSLYHVLIATSKGDMMVKLYNETPVHRDNFIQKVKEGYYDSLEFHRVINDFMIQGGRPNPTPDGSPQPYSKELIPAEFRTDQHIYHRRGALAAARTNNPEKASSSTQFYIVQRKPYTLPQLEEHAEERELTLNDFQKELYTSIGGTPHLDGAYTVYGELENGFDVLDKIASTTTDEKDQPTTAIRMKMYLLNQPKQLK is encoded by the coding sequence ATGAAATCCCCTTTTGTTGCTTTTCTGGCACTACTTCTTTTTTCAATCTCAGCTTGCCAATCCAGTAGAAACACTGTGAAGCTTTCATCTGAAGAAAAATCAAAAATCAAGGACTTTCAATCGCTCATTCCCAAAAAAGACAGCTTGTATCATGTTCTTATCGCGACTTCGAAAGGTGATATGATGGTCAAGCTTTACAATGAAACACCAGTCCATAGAGATAACTTTATTCAAAAAGTAAAAGAGGGGTATTATGATAGTTTAGAATTTCATCGGGTCATCAATGATTTTATGATCCAGGGAGGGAGACCTAATCCCACCCCTGACGGAAGTCCCCAACCCTATTCCAAAGAATTAATTCCCGCTGAGTTTCGAACAGATCAACACATTTATCATAGAAGGGGTGCATTGGCAGCTGCTAGAACAAATAACCCTGAAAAAGCCAGTAGTAGCACCCAGTTTTATATCGTTCAAAGGAAACCCTATACTCTGCCCCAATTAGAAGAGCATGCAGAAGAGAGGGAACTGACTTTAAATGACTTCCAAAAAGAATTATACACTTCTATTGGCGGTACACCCCATTTAGATGGTGCTTATACAGTATATGGAGAGTTGGAAAATGGCTTTGATGTGCTGGATAAAATTGCCTCCACTACCACTGATGAAAAGGATCAACCTACTACAGCCATCCGCATGAAAATGTACCTACTTAACCAGCCAAAACAGCTTAAATAA
- a CDS encoding FdhF/YdeP family oxidoreductase: MKTGKPANSAAGPKAVYHAMSKAFEAMKLGKTFKILGDLNQKGGIDCPGCAWPDPSHRSKLGEYCENGVKAIAEEAMDANADAAFFARHSIEMMRDQTDYWLGHQGRLTQPMRIKKGEAHYSPVSWNELFDTIASKLCGLASPNDGIFYTSGRTSNEAAFLYQLFVRIFGTNNMPDCSNMCHESSGIALSHTLGIGKGSVKLEDFYQSELILIVGQNPGTNHPRMLSALKKAKSHGAKIVVINPLKEAGLISFEDPQSVAGMLGIGSSIADLYLQIRINEDVALFQALSLKLLELSKDRPNIIDSAFINEKTDGFQAFKSHLETQDFQQLIERTGLPMDQIEQLIQLLTERHQIIACWAMGLTQHVNAVDNIQEIVNLLLLKGSIGKPGAGTCPVRGHSNVQGDRTMGIWERPSKEFLDSLASTFNFEPPRAHGVDVVAAIQLMHEEPGKVFMAMGGNLLSAAPDTAYTKTALENCGMTIHVSTKLNRSHLYPGDIGFILPCLGRTDIIQEQSGIQKLTVENSMGMVHSTQGNQKPRSEHLLSEPHIISQIASRTVGNKIVNWDSLIQDYDQIRELIGKSVKGFESFNEKLKNNAVFELPNGPRKGTFTNDIGKARFTVNSLPDYHLEEDELMMMTIRSHDQFNTTIYGMDDRYRGIYGIRMVVLMNKSDIAALALDLQKPVTLYNTYGQKTRKVEGLTIIPYNIPRRCIATYFPECNELVPLQLKARKSNTPASKSVKVKISQA; this comes from the coding sequence ATGAAAACAGGAAAACCGGCAAATTCGGCTGCAGGCCCTAAAGCAGTATATCATGCTATGAGCAAAGCTTTTGAAGCTATGAAGCTAGGCAAGACCTTTAAAATTTTGGGCGATTTAAATCAAAAAGGAGGAATTGACTGCCCTGGATGTGCATGGCCAGACCCTTCACATCGATCAAAACTTGGTGAATACTGTGAAAATGGAGTGAAAGCCATCGCAGAAGAAGCGATGGATGCTAATGCGGATGCAGCATTTTTTGCGCGTCATTCCATTGAAATGATGCGGGATCAAACGGATTACTGGTTGGGGCATCAAGGAAGGTTGACCCAACCGATGAGGATCAAAAAAGGCGAAGCTCATTATTCACCAGTTTCCTGGAATGAGCTATTTGATACCATTGCTTCGAAACTCTGCGGCTTGGCATCGCCCAATGATGGAATCTTTTATACTTCAGGGAGAACCAGCAACGAGGCAGCATTTCTTTACCAACTTTTCGTGCGAATTTTTGGAACGAACAACATGCCAGATTGCTCCAATATGTGCCATGAATCCAGCGGGATAGCCTTAAGCCATACTTTGGGAATAGGAAAGGGTTCGGTAAAACTGGAAGATTTTTACCAGTCGGAACTGATCTTGATAGTTGGACAAAACCCCGGGACGAACCATCCAAGAATGCTTTCAGCTCTAAAAAAAGCGAAAAGCCATGGTGCGAAAATAGTGGTCATCAATCCACTCAAGGAAGCAGGTCTTATCAGCTTTGAAGACCCTCAATCTGTTGCTGGAATGCTCGGTATTGGAAGCTCAATTGCTGACCTATACCTGCAAATTAGAATCAATGAGGATGTAGCCCTATTTCAAGCCCTTTCATTAAAACTTTTGGAATTGTCCAAAGATCGTCCAAACATCATCGATTCAGCATTTATAAATGAAAAAACAGATGGGTTTCAAGCCTTTAAATCCCACTTGGAAACTCAGGATTTCCAACAATTGATCGAGCGAACAGGCCTTCCAATGGATCAAATTGAACAATTAATCCAGCTCTTGACCGAACGCCATCAAATCATCGCCTGCTGGGCCATGGGACTAACACAACATGTCAATGCCGTGGATAATATCCAGGAAATTGTAAACCTGTTGTTGTTGAAGGGCAGTATTGGGAAACCCGGGGCTGGCACTTGCCCTGTCCGGGGTCATAGCAATGTGCAGGGGGATCGCACCATGGGAATCTGGGAGCGACCCAGTAAAGAGTTTCTAGACAGCTTGGCCTCTACGTTTAATTTTGAACCACCAAGAGCACATGGAGTAGATGTGGTAGCTGCAATACAATTAATGCACGAAGAGCCTGGAAAAGTGTTCATGGCCATGGGAGGAAATTTACTTTCGGCAGCCCCGGATACTGCTTATACCAAAACAGCGCTGGAAAATTGTGGCATGACGATTCATGTTTCCACCAAATTGAACCGTTCACACCTTTACCCTGGAGATATTGGTTTTATCCTTCCTTGTTTGGGTAGAACTGATATTATCCAGGAGCAATCTGGAATCCAGAAATTGACGGTTGAAAACTCCATGGGAATGGTGCACAGTACTCAGGGGAATCAAAAGCCTAGGTCGGAACATTTGCTTAGTGAGCCCCATATCATTTCGCAAATCGCTTCCCGAACGGTGGGAAATAAAATAGTCAACTGGGATTCGCTGATCCAGGACTATGATCAAATCCGTGAATTAATCGGTAAGTCAGTGAAAGGATTCGAGTCCTTTAATGAGAAATTGAAAAACAATGCCGTTTTCGAACTTCCCAATGGCCCTAGAAAAGGAACGTTCACGAATGACATTGGTAAGGCTCGGTTTACTGTTAATTCATTGCCCGATTACCATCTGGAGGAAGATGAACTGATGATGATGACCATACGGAGTCATGATCAATTCAATACCACGATTTACGGGATGGATGATCGGTATCGGGGTATTTATGGCATCCGCATGGTGGTCCTGATGAATAAATCCGACATTGCTGCATTGGCACTAGACCTTCAGAAACCTGTTACATTGTATAATACCTACGGGCAGAAGACCCGGAAAGTAGAGGGATTGACCATTATTCCTTATAACATTCCCAGAAGATGTATTGCCACCTATTTTCCAGAATGCAATGAATTGGTTCCTCTTCAACTCAAAGCGCGAAAAAGTAATACGCCTGCCAGTAAATCCGTCAAAGTAAAAATCAGTCAGGCTTAA
- a CDS encoding pyridoxamine 5'-phosphate oxidase family protein, whose translation METSTKETKQRNVENLSGKAAVSKIRELVDSSGLCFFQTEVSFDENQSARPMSIQKSDEDGTLWFLSSIESAKNAEINNNPKARLFFQKTSSMEFLELRGTAKISQDKKMIHELWDGIAKNWFPQGKDDPRISIIQFTPEAGHYWDTKHGAGLAGAKMLFGLVTGKPMKVGVEGELDV comes from the coding sequence ATGGAAACTTCAACAAAAGAAACAAAACAAAGAAATGTGGAAAATCTTAGTGGGAAGGCTGCGGTGAGTAAAATCCGAGAGCTGGTAGATTCTTCAGGCTTATGTTTTTTTCAAACTGAAGTATCATTTGACGAAAACCAATCCGCAAGACCGATGAGTATTCAAAAATCGGATGAGGATGGAACGCTTTGGTTTCTAAGTTCTATAGAAAGTGCTAAAAATGCCGAAATAAACAATAATCCAAAAGCAAGACTCTTCTTTCAAAAAACCAGTTCCATGGAATTTTTAGAGCTCAGGGGTACGGCAAAAATTTCCCAGGATAAAAAAATGATTCATGAACTTTGGGACGGAATCGCCAAAAATTGGTTTCCCCAAGGCAAAGACGATCCAAGAATTTCAATCATTCAATTTACTCCGGAAGCCGGACATTACTGGGATACCAAGCATGGCGCAGGTTTGGCAGGAGCCAAAATGCTCTTCGGCCTGGTGACAGGTAAACCCATGAAAGTAGGGGTAGAAGGAGAATTGGATGTGTAA
- a CDS encoding HopJ type III effector protein, whose protein sequence is MSVLEKIQHEPQNINFQEVIQYIDEHYQFTPTRFQNGSLLNESNQNNGSCKIFSFAQLMDLNPSQTLQLFGDYYRIDVLKNQEGVNHPNIRNFIKTGWEGISFEGEALTPL, encoded by the coding sequence ATGTCTGTACTAGAAAAAATTCAACACGAACCTCAGAACATCAATTTTCAGGAAGTAATCCAATACATTGACGAACATTATCAGTTCACTCCTACCCGATTCCAAAATGGATCTTTACTCAATGAATCCAACCAAAATAATGGGTCATGTAAAATCTTTTCTTTTGCGCAATTGATGGACTTAAATCCCTCACAAACACTTCAATTATTTGGTGACTATTACCGAATTGATGTCTTAAAAAATCAAGAAGGGGTTAACCATCCAAATATCCGGAATTTCATAAAAACAGGTTGGGAAGGTATCTCTTTTGAAGGAGAGGCATTAACTCCCTTATAA
- a CDS encoding metallophosphoesterase family protein, whose product MQRRPFLQKLTLFSTAVLSIPLDSLSKTIQNEPKKLRFIVASDGHFGQPNTDYIQTHSVLMESINQEEQVDFVVFNGDLVHDDPNFLPQVKMYYDSLKSPYYVTRGNHDRVANGEWENIWGYQENHSFQTKDGSVVILLNCSNQAGEYLCGDVTYLKSKLEEYRTLSHVFVFIHISQNDWTRHGVKCDELLETISNYSNVKAVFHGHDHDVDGIMINRGKPYLWDGHFGGSWGNPFHTYRVVEILEDGKTITYLKTVKDGMVLNGHSL is encoded by the coding sequence ATGCAAAGACGTCCATTTCTTCAGAAACTCACCTTATTTTCAACGGCGGTTTTATCTATTCCTCTGGATAGCTTAAGTAAAACCATTCAAAATGAGCCTAAGAAATTACGGTTTATTGTCGCTTCTGACGGGCATTTCGGTCAACCAAATACGGATTACATCCAAACCCATTCTGTATTGATGGAATCCATCAACCAAGAGGAACAAGTAGATTTTGTGGTGTTTAATGGGGACTTGGTTCATGACGACCCCAATTTTTTACCCCAGGTAAAAATGTATTATGACTCCCTAAAGTCCCCTTATTATGTAACTCGTGGAAATCATGATCGCGTAGCAAATGGTGAATGGGAAAATATTTGGGGTTATCAAGAAAATCACTCCTTTCAAACTAAAGATGGTTCAGTGGTGATTTTACTAAACTGTTCAAATCAAGCTGGAGAATACCTTTGCGGAGATGTAACTTATTTGAAATCAAAATTAGAGGAGTATAGGACGCTTTCTCATGTCTTTGTTTTCATCCATATATCACAAAATGACTGGACAAGACATGGGGTAAAATGTGATGAGTTGCTTGAAACAATTAGCAACTACTCAAATGTCAAAGCCGTATTTCATGGGCATGATCATGATGTGGATGGAATCATGATCAATCGGGGAAAACCATATCTTTGGGATGGTCATTTTGGAGGAAGCTGGGGCAACCCTTTCCATACCTATCGTGTAGTTGAAATTTTGGAAGATGGAAAAACCATCACCTACCTCAAAACCGTGAAAGACGGCATGGTCTTAAATGGTCATTCACTCTGA
- a CDS encoding ADP-ribosylglycohydrolase family protein: protein MKLSQRFWNPFLIASLIIFMSCNENKKVEKQSNQLVLSTSKYQDQLYGFWLGECIANWTGLVTEMDKIGNIGTIKTGDFYTRNDWGQPDQPSIWAEGIPSDLSPTIDFVFADEGEIWGSDDDTDIEYLYQYLLDQHQTSFLSGEQIRAGWLNHIKSEEENYLWVSNQKAFDLMQEGVIPPQTSDPELNEHFEMIDAQLTTEIFGLFAPGRPDIARKMAELPIQTTARNEAAWISDFYVTMYSLASLEDTSMSRKDRVFWMAEEAKHVLPESSYPSQMYDFVKSKYESGIPWEQARDSVYFRYQVDQLDGYDITSRNLYCNGCFAAGINFASSLVSLFYGEGDIIETIKIGALAGWDSDNPTATWGGMLGFMIGKDGIEKAFGRTFSNQFNIHRTRINFPNGGIDTFENMAKTGVSITERVILNEMNGKVDTQENTWIIPLK, encoded by the coding sequence ATGAAACTCAGCCAACGCTTTTGGAATCCATTCCTGATCGCTTCTCTGATCATTTTCATGTCCTGTAATGAAAATAAAAAAGTAGAAAAACAGTCGAATCAACTTGTCCTCTCTACATCTAAATACCAAGATCAACTCTATGGTTTTTGGTTGGGAGAATGCATTGCCAACTGGACGGGCTTAGTGACCGAAATGGATAAAATCGGGAATATAGGAACCATAAAAACAGGAGATTTTTACACTAGAAATGATTGGGGCCAGCCCGACCAACCTAGTATTTGGGCAGAAGGGATCCCAAGTGATTTATCTCCGACCATTGACTTCGTATTTGCTGATGAAGGCGAAATATGGGGATCCGATGACGATACGGATATTGAATATCTATATCAATACCTTTTAGATCAACACCAGACCTCTTTCCTTTCTGGAGAACAAATAAGAGCAGGTTGGTTGAATCATATCAAATCAGAGGAAGAGAATTACTTGTGGGTATCCAATCAAAAAGCCTTCGATTTGATGCAAGAAGGTGTTATTCCCCCACAAACCAGTGATCCGGAATTGAATGAGCATTTTGAGATGATTGACGCTCAATTGACCACTGAAATCTTTGGTTTATTTGCTCCTGGACGGCCGGATATTGCCAGGAAAATGGCAGAATTACCCATCCAGACCACTGCTAGAAATGAAGCCGCTTGGATATCTGATTTTTATGTGACCATGTATTCTCTAGCTTCCCTTGAAGATACCTCGATGAGTAGGAAAGACCGGGTGTTTTGGATGGCAGAAGAAGCAAAACATGTCCTGCCTGAATCTTCGTATCCCTCCCAAATGTATGACTTTGTGAAATCAAAATACGAGTCGGGAATTCCTTGGGAGCAAGCGAGGGATTCTGTCTACTTCAGGTACCAAGTTGATCAATTGGACGGGTATGACATTACTTCCAGAAACCTATATTGCAATGGTTGTTTTGCTGCAGGAATAAACTTTGCGTCGAGCTTAGTCAGTTTATTCTACGGAGAAGGCGATATAATTGAGACGATTAAAATTGGGGCATTGGCAGGTTGGGATTCTGATAATCCCACCGCTACTTGGGGAGGTATGCTTGGTTTTATGATTGGAAAAGATGGGATCGAAAAAGCATTTGGAAGGACCTTTTCTAATCAATTTAATATCCATCGAACGCGAATCAATTTTCCCAATGGGGGAATTGATACCTTTGAAAACATGGCAAAAACCGGCGTATCCATTACTGAACGAGTGATTTTGAATGAAATGAATGGTAAAGTTGACACGCAAGAAAATACTTGGATTATTCCTTTAAAGTAG
- a CDS encoding NAD(P)-dependent alcohol dehydrogenase has product MKAAVRRQYGNQDSITIENFPNPIPKEDELLIRVKASTVNRTDCANLTGKPFIMKLMLGFSKPRKIILGTDFAGEVMQTGSRVKSFNPGDRVFGFFDMGLGSQAEQVCVKEDLVYSIPENIDFPLAAASLEGAHYAYSFIHYVTIQPGQSMLINGATGAIGSALVQFARMFDINITATCNTKNIDLIKSLGADQIIDFTKEDFTQTTEKYDFVFDTVGKSTFGACKPILKENGIYISSELGTNSQNVLFALATKFSKNKKVIFPIPFSLKKTIPYMIDLLEKGKFKPVIDQNFTLGEISEAYQYVLSGQKTGNVIIHY; this is encoded by the coding sequence GTGAAAGCAGCAGTTAGGCGTCAGTATGGAAATCAAGATTCTATTACCATAGAAAACTTTCCAAACCCTATCCCCAAAGAGGATGAATTATTGATTCGAGTAAAGGCAAGCACCGTAAATAGAACAGATTGTGCCAACCTTACTGGTAAGCCCTTTATCATGAAATTGATGCTTGGCTTTTCCAAACCCAGAAAAATCATTTTGGGGACTGACTTTGCAGGAGAAGTGATGCAAACAGGCAGCCGGGTAAAATCCTTTAATCCTGGTGACCGGGTGTTCGGTTTTTTTGACATGGGATTGGGGTCTCAAGCAGAGCAGGTATGTGTCAAAGAAGATTTGGTCTACTCCATTCCTGAAAACATCGATTTTCCTTTAGCAGCTGCGTCCTTGGAGGGAGCTCATTATGCCTACTCCTTTATCCACTATGTGACGATTCAACCTGGTCAATCGATGCTGATCAATGGGGCCACTGGAGCAATTGGTTCTGCATTAGTGCAGTTTGCAAGAATGTTTGACATTAACATCACCGCCACTTGCAATACCAAGAATATTGATTTAATCAAATCCCTCGGAGCTGATCAAATTATCGATTTTACCAAGGAGGATTTTACCCAAACTACCGAGAAATATGATTTTGTTTTTGACACGGTCGGTAAAAGCACCTTTGGTGCCTGTAAACCCATACTAAAAGAAAATGGCATTTACATTTCTTCTGAATTGGGAACTAATTCCCAAAATGTACTTTTCGCTCTTGCCACAAAATTCAGTAAGAATAAAAAAGTCATCTTCCCTATCCCCTTTAGTTTGAAGAAAACCATTCCTTATATGATCGATTTATTGGAAAAAGGAAAATTCAAACCGGTTATTGACCAAAACTTCACTTTGGGTGAAATATCAGAAGCATATCAATATGTGCTTTCTGGCCAGAAAACAGGAAATGTGATCATTCACTATTAG
- a CDS encoding class I SAM-dependent methyltransferase: MHPDLQRRVQRYGWDKASAYYEESWQKQLKPAHDLLLETAQVQPGESILDIAAGTGLITFRLAELTGDGGCILATDISDEMVKIGSQRAKAKGYPHVGFKRMDAENLDVEDSSFDLVTCALGIMYFPDPDLALKEMYRVLKPGGRAVVAIWGSRKKCGWAEIFPIVDARVSSDVCPMFFSLGEQDVIKFPFAKAGFTNINIQKIEVNLPYSSDEEACQASFMGGPVAMAYSRFDEQTKEEAQKEYIESIQPYKTATGYDIPGEFVVAIGIKPPSD; this comes from the coding sequence ATGCATCCTGACTTACAACGAAGAGTTCAAAGATACGGCTGGGACAAAGCCTCTGCTTACTATGAGGAGAGTTGGCAAAAGCAACTGAAGCCGGCTCATGATTTATTATTGGAAACAGCCCAAGTTCAACCTGGGGAAAGTATTCTGGATATTGCAGCGGGAACTGGATTAATCACATTTCGCTTAGCCGAATTGACCGGAGATGGAGGTTGTATTCTCGCTACCGATATTTCAGATGAAATGGTAAAAATCGGCTCCCAAAGAGCAAAAGCGAAAGGCTACCCTCATGTTGGTTTTAAAAGAATGGATGCCGAGAATCTGGATGTAGAAGATTCCTCATTTGACCTAGTTACCTGCGCCTTGGGGATCATGTATTTTCCTGACCCAGACCTAGCTTTAAAAGAGATGTATAGAGTATTAAAACCAGGAGGAAGGGCAGTAGTGGCTATTTGGGGGTCAAGAAAAAAATGTGGTTGGGCAGAAATATTCCCTATTGTAGATGCAAGAGTCAGTTCAGATGTTTGCCCCATGTTTTTCAGTTTGGGAGAACAGGATGTAATCAAATTCCCCTTTGCAAAAGCTGGTTTTACCAATATCAACATCCAAAAAATTGAAGTAAACCTACCCTACTCCAGTGATGAGGAGGCTTGCCAAGCATCTTTTATGGGCGGACCGGTAGCAATGGCCTATTCACGATTTGATGAACAGACCAAAGAAGAAGCACAAAAAGAATACATCGAGTCTATTCAGCCCTACAAAACAGCTACTGGCTATGATATACCTGGAGAATTTGTCGTGGCTATCGGAATAAAACCTCCTTCTGATTGA